A window from Aneurinibacillus sp. REN35 encodes these proteins:
- a CDS encoding DUF3600 domain-containing protein gives MNPDNCLQKIMHERAEGIVPPPELKEKVMNNIVFSKGEKKMKKRMVAGILAAALLIPTSAFAYQSLLADELYGSFENVKKHAASITMEGYMLFNAKLSQAKGELGAEEYAEFKRFLKVISTAKVNYGDPYGNIDYDRIGEVKKEEIKQALLAVLPYFDKLNGKKSSRDVLTAQEYERYIDALMTHEKVMAQSGIDPSAGPIEIEKLPEVLQQEYQAAVDVMEYVSKK, from the coding sequence ATGAATCCCGATAACTGCCTGCAGAAAATCATGCATGAAAGAGCAGAGGGTATTGTTCCGCCCCCTGAATTAAAAGAAAAAGTAATGAACAATATTGTATTCAGCAAAGGAGAGAAAAAAATGAAGAAACGCATGGTAGCGGGCATTTTAGCCGCAGCCCTACTTATTCCGACGAGTGCATTTGCGTACCAATCCTTACTGGCCGATGAGTTATATGGTTCGTTTGAGAATGTGAAGAAGCATGCTGCAAGCATAACAATGGAAGGGTACATGCTGTTTAATGCGAAGCTGTCCCAGGCAAAGGGAGAACTGGGAGCAGAAGAGTATGCAGAGTTTAAACGCTTCCTTAAAGTAATCAGCACAGCTAAAGTCAACTATGGGGATCCATACGGGAATATTGACTACGATCGCATCGGTGAGGTGAAAAAAGAGGAGATCAAGCAGGCACTGCTGGCTGTGCTGCCGTATTTTGATAAGTTAAATGGTAAAAAATCGAGCCGGGATGTACTGACAGCGCAGGAATATGAGCGCTATATTGACGCGTTAATGACGCATGAAAAAGTGATGGCACAGAGTGGTATTGACCCAAGTGCAGGTCCGATTGAAATAGAAAAGCTACCAGAAGTGCTTCAGCAGGAATATCAAGCGGCCGTAGATGTTATGGAGTATGTGAGTAAAAAGTAA